Proteins encoded by one window of Methanobacterium sp. CWC-01:
- a CDS encoding 30S ribosomal protein S14 yields the protein MPRKYGKASRKCRRCGDHSALVRRYGLMLCRQCFRELAPKIGFKKYN from the coding sequence ATGCCAAGGAAATACGGAAAGGCATCCAGAAAATGTAGAAGATGTGGGGATCACTCTGCCCTGGTACGCAGATACGGATTAATGCTCTGCCGCCAGTGCTTCCGGGAACTCGCACCTAAAATAGGATTTAAGAAGTACAATTGA
- a CDS encoding 50S ribosomal protein L32e, with translation MNKPKFRRQEWFRYKKLGTKWRKARGKTSKTRRYEGRKPAMPTVGYRTPLETRGLHPSGYQDVLVSNLKELEGLDPEKEAARISSTVGDRKRELILSKAKELGLKILN, from the coding sequence ATGAACAAACCAAAATTCAGGAGACAGGAATGGTTCCGCTACAAGAAACTGGGAACCAAATGGAGAAAAGCCAGGGGAAAAACCAGCAAAACCCGCCGATACGAAGGCAGAAAACCGGCCATGCCCACGGTAGGATACCGAACCCCTCTAGAAACCCGGGGACTTCATCCTTCCGGATACCAGGACGTACTGGTGTCCAACCTAAAGGAACTGGAAGGACTGGACCCGGAGAAAGAGGCTGCTCGCATCAGTTCTACAGTCGGGGACCGGAAAAGGGAATTAATACTCAGCAAGGCCAAAGAGCTGGGATTGAAAATCCTGAACTAG
- a CDS encoding 50S ribosomal protein L19e, protein MNLTTQKRLAADILKIGVNRVWIDPDHSEEVSQAITREGVKKLIADGTIKARPKKGISSYRSKKIAEQKSKGRRKGRGSIKGAKGARNPKKKAWMTTIRALRTDLKDMRDNREINRTTYRKLYKMAKGGAFRSKSYMKTYARDHDLLR, encoded by the coding sequence ATGAATCTTACAACTCAAAAGAGGCTAGCTGCAGATATCCTAAAAATAGGAGTTAACAGGGTATGGATCGACCCGGACCACTCAGAAGAGGTGTCCCAGGCCATCACCCGTGAAGGAGTTAAGAAACTCATAGCCGACGGCACCATCAAAGCCCGGCCCAAGAAGGGGATCAGCAGTTACCGCTCCAAGAAAATAGCAGAACAGAAAAGCAAAGGAAGAAGGAAAGGCCGAGGAAGCATCAAAGGTGCTAAAGGGGCCAGAAACCCCAAGAAAAAAGCCTGGATGACCACTATCAGGGCGCTGAGAACTGATTTGAAGGATATGAGGGATAACCGGGAGATAAACCGGACCACCTACCGTAAGCTGTACAAGATGGCCAAGGGTGGGGCATTCCGCAGTAAGTCCTACATGAAAACCTACGCCCGGGACCACGACCTACTAAGATAA
- a CDS encoding 50S ribosomal protein L6, translated as MALAVVMREEIPIPEGIEVTVDDMVTVKGSQGELKRKFKHHNVKISQEDGLVVLEVRFPKKKDKAMLGTIKAHITNMIEGLTQGFTYRMKIVYAHFPMTVKLTGGKVVIENFLGERYPRTAKVVGSAQVNIQGDEVTVSGVNKEDVGQTMANIEQATKIKGRDPRVFQDGIYLVAKE; from the coding sequence ATGGCTTTAGCAGTGGTTATGAGGGAGGAAATACCCATCCCTGAGGGCATAGAAGTCACCGTGGATGACATGGTGACCGTGAAAGGATCCCAGGGGGAGCTAAAGCGGAAGTTCAAACACCACAACGTAAAGATCAGTCAAGAAGACGGTTTAGTGGTGTTAGAAGTCCGTTTCCCCAAGAAGAAAGATAAAGCCATGCTGGGAACCATCAAAGCCCATATTACAAATATGATCGAAGGCCTGACCCAGGGCTTTACCTACCGGATGAAAATCGTTTACGCTCACTTTCCCATGACCGTCAAACTAACTGGCGGCAAGGTGGTTATTGAAAACTTCCTGGGGGAACGTTACCCCCGTACTGCCAAGGTGGTGGGAAGTGCCCAGGTAAATATACAGGGCGATGAGGTAACCGTCTCTGGAGTAAACAAAGAAGACGTGGGACAGACCATGGCCAACATTGAACAGGCCACTAAAATCAAGGGAAGAGACCCCCGGGTATTCCAGGATGGAATCTACCTGGTGGCTAAGGAGTGA
- a CDS encoding 30S ribosomal protein S8, which produces MTLMDPLANALTNMRNNEMQGNNRCTIRPASKMIGHVLRTMQKEGYIGEFEYVDDGKAGQFMVELEGNINKCGVIKPRHAVKKDEFEKFEKRYLPSKNFGIMIMTTSQGIMTHNEAKEHGIGGRLLVYVY; this is translated from the coding sequence ATGACTCTTATGGATCCTCTAGCAAACGCCCTTACCAACATGCGTAACAATGAAATGCAGGGAAACAATCGGTGTACCATCCGACCTGCCTCTAAAATGATTGGCCATGTGTTAAGGACCATGCAAAAGGAAGGATACATCGGTGAATTTGAATACGTGGACGACGGCAAGGCCGGACAGTTCATGGTTGAACTAGAAGGAAATATAAACAAGTGTGGGGTTATAAAGCCCCGACATGCCGTTAAAAAAGATGAATTCGAGAAATTCGAAAAAAGGTACCTGCCATCCAAGAACTTCGGTATCATGATCATGACCACCTCCCAGGGTATAATGACCCACAATGAGGCTAAGGAACATGGTATCGGCGGCAGGTTACTGGTATATGTCTATTAG
- a CDS encoding 50S ribosomal protein L18 translates to MAHGSRYKVAFKRRREGKTNYGARLKLISLDQYRLVVRTSSQHTLVQIIKVAPEGDHTLVAAHSQEIKGLGWLGSGKNTSAAYLTGYLCGKKALKEGIDEAVLDLGLKTSLNGSKIYAALKGAVDAGMNIPHNESILPPEERIRGEHVAAYAQSLEKEEMEKRFSQYLKKGLAPEELPDHFESIKQKIEAEVKL, encoded by the coding sequence GTGGCACACGGATCAAGATATAAAGTAGCATTCAAAAGACGAAGAGAAGGAAAAACTAATTACGGGGCCAGGTTAAAGCTCATCAGCCTAGACCAGTACCGACTGGTGGTTCGAACCAGCAGCCAACATACCCTGGTCCAGATCATCAAGGTAGCTCCGGAAGGAGACCACACCCTGGTGGCCGCCCACTCCCAGGAAATCAAGGGCCTGGGCTGGCTGGGCAGCGGAAAAAACACCTCCGCCGCCTACCTAACCGGATACCTGTGTGGTAAAAAAGCTCTAAAGGAGGGTATAGATGAGGCCGTTCTGGATTTGGGACTTAAGACTTCCCTGAACGGTTCTAAAATATACGCCGCCCTTAAAGGAGCAGTGGATGCCGGGATGAACATACCCCACAATGAGTCCATCCTACCCCCTGAGGAGAGGATAAGGGGAGAACACGTGGCAGCCTACGCCCAATCCCTGGAAAAAGAGGAGATGGAGAAAAGATTCTCCCAGTACCTGAAAAAGGGTTTAGCACCGGAAGAGTTACCGGATCACTTTGAATCCATAAAACAAAAAATAGAAGCCGAGGTAAAATTATGA